In Zingiber officinale cultivar Zhangliang chromosome 9B, Zo_v1.1, whole genome shotgun sequence, the genomic window CAACTACAGTTTTCTTACCTCCTCACAGATGATTGTGGGATCGATCGTATGAGACTGCTAGGGTGACGGATTCCACCTTTATTATAATTATTTCTCACAAAAGAACAACGCGCTAGTAGTGAATCATCTTCTATcacattatcaaaaaaaaaaaaaaaaaaaaaaattcttccgaGCAAGTTGAATTGGTGATTAAAGgacaaattttattataataggtAGCAGCCCGATTCTTgataaattcaaataatttttctccGTAGTGGTCAGTTATAGTTTCTCAATTTTTCTCTTTCTCTGCAGTGGTCGTAGGTTGACCGTGTGAAGCTGCTAGGTGGccgattctatttttttttttactataattgtttGAATTAGTGTAATCACAAGAAGAATAAATATAACAAGATCCACGTCTTTTAAGGATTCACAATCTAAGCATTCGTGGCAAAGTAAAAtgatacaggatttccatatttTCTAACTAAATTGGCAAGCACAAGCGCAGGCAATCGCCTTCAACTATCCTCCTTCAGAAGCGGCGTGGAAGCAGAGCCGCCTACACAAAGAAAGAAACAAGATCATACAGCCGCCATCAAACAAACATGAGTGGAAAAGGCAaaacaaagagagagagagagagagagagagagaaatggtGCTTACCAATCAAGGGATTCCTGTGGCGATGAATTATTTGAGATACCTCTTCTCGAACAAGAACCAACAAGAGGGTGCCCGCTACGAATGCTCCGAGCATCAGCATCATGAACACCGAACTCCACCCCTTTGTCGATAGAAATCCTGTGACGAGAGGCCCAACCGCAGCTCCGACCGAGCCTGTGCCATCGATCAGCGCGGTCACAGTCGCCAGTGCCCGTGAATCGCCTTTGAGGGACTTGTGAGTGCCGAGGTCGGCTGAAACAGCAGTGGTTATGAGAGCGTAAGGCCCGTTCACGAACAAGCCAGTGATCATCATCAGCACAATGTTTACTGTCTTCGATATGCCTCCGTACTTGTGGTAGATGTAAAGGGAAGGAATCGCTAGATACACGAACGTCGCTGCCGTAGTGGCCCTGGCATTGAGTTGGTCGGATATGCAACCGGCCAGGATTCCGCCAATGATTCCTCCAACATCAAAGAGAGTCGAAAGGTTTCCGGCAGATTTGACAGACAGGTATTCTCCTCCGATAGCTTCAGCAATAGAAACAACACCAATTGAGAAAGAATGAAAAAAAAGAGTGGAAATTAACCAAAAGCTAATTAAGATTAATTCGGAATCGAAGAATTACCTGTCTGGCTGAGGTAAAATGGCAACCAGTATAAGAATGTGTAAGCCacgagcttggagaagaagagacAGAGTGCAAAAGGAATAACGCCAGGTATCGAGCATGCCTTGCGAATTCCCACTGCGCTTCCTCTGTCCTCTGTTTCTGTCTCCTGCCGCTGCGCGGCTTCCTCGTCAGGAACAACAGAGAAGACGACATCTTCCGGGTAGgcagccaagaagaagaagaccagAACGCCGCCGACGGCGATCAGGGCCCCCGGAAGGATGAACGACCACCCCCATCCGTATTGCAGAACGCTGGCGGCGAGCAACGACCCGCTGATGTTGCCGACGGAGGTGTGGGCGTTCCATATCCCCATGATGAGACCCCTCTTCCGTTCCCCGAACCAGTTCCCCACCACCGCCACCACCGACGGCCACCCGGTCGACTGGAGAAATCCGGCGAGCATTGGCACGGCGAGGTAGAATTCGAAGGCGTGGATGTTCCAGAAGTACCCCATCCCGAACAGGGCGACGAAGGCGCCGCTCCCGATCATTCCGACGGCGAGGAAGAGGCGGAGGTCGAGGCGGTCGCCGAGATGGCCGGCGGCGTACATGCCGACGGAATAACAAGCGAGGAAGGCGACGTCGATCTCGCCTAGCTTGGCCGTGCCGTCCGTGCCGTTGAACGGCGGCCATCCCTGGCCGCTGTGGGAGACGCTGCCGGCCTCGATGAAGATGGGGCCCAGCGGCCAGAGGCGAGGTTCGGCGGAGGGGTGGGCCTTGGGGTCGAGCACGCTCTTGACGATACTGGGCGGCTTGCGGGAGGCGTGGTAGCAGGCGTACGCGACGAAGGTGAGGGCGAGGACGAGACCACGGTGGGCGTTGCGGCTCCACTCCTTGCCTCCTCCGAGGCGGCGGAGGAGGCTGAGACCCGACGGCTCCGACCTCATTGGATTCACTCAGAAGTCAAAAATCCGATCTTTTTCAATCATCTGGAGACAAAATCCGATCTTTATCGTCGGACGGCGGTAGGGGATGGATGGCGGAAAGAGAGGAGGAAAGAAAGCCGGTATCAGGGTGGGTTGGCGAGCGGGTGTTCGGGAGTTGGAGAAGGGGCGTGGGAGGGAGGGAAAGGCGGCGCCATTGTCGTGCTTGTTGGAGGAGGAAGAAATGGGAATGGACGGACGGACAGGACAACCATGGCAGTGCATGACACGAAGCAACGGCTGCTGCCGTCGGTTTCCTGTTCGGTTCGCTGCTTTTTCTCGCGTCTCAAGCACTGGCGGAGCCAGGATTTGTAGCCCGCCGGGGCTACCAATGTCTTTCAGGTTGCATCCCGGGCTAAAGaccgtattttttttatttagaaatcAAAAATTAATGAcatcaataaataaaatatacatcaCCCTAACTGATCCACCCGGGCTATAACCCGGGGAAGCTTACACCTGGCTCCGCCCTTTCTCAAGCCTCCAGCGATATTAAAAATAGTCTGTCCAAAAAAACAAGAGCTGGCAAATCCATTTTTCCAACCATTAAAATCGCATAATCATAAAACTTCTAATATCTAATGAAATTTTGCAAATTTCTGATAAATATTGTTAGTTTGGATATATAGTAAGTGGATTACATTCTCCACCGAGCCTCATTTGGTTGATCGACATATCATTTCTTCAGTTGAATAACCATATACACTAACAAAGTATGACAGAAACGCGACAAGATAGAAAAGCTGAAGGTGCGTTCTGTAACTATGCTCCCCATGACTGAATACAGGCTTTGCTTGGTGGCCAAATAGGTACAATACCTGTGCCATTAAGCTTCTTCCATGTCGCGAGGCTCGCACGCAGATAACCTACCTTGGCTCTCAAAGTTCGACAGCAATTTGCGTGCATCGTGGTCATTTCTTTCAAGTTATTGGTTAACTGACAGAATCCAGTGAAGTGGAGAGTGTCTAGGAACTGAATTCTCATGTCCAACAGATTAAAGACGCCCTGAGATTTCAAGGCTACTAGAACTTCTTGATCATTCATTCTAGGAAGATTTTTCCTCGCACTGAACCATATGTCAAACAACTTCTTGGTTTTGTGATTTGAGGCAGCATAGAAGAAGCCTGTGTTGATGTTGTTAGCCTCGTCGAACGGCCTGCCATTGAAGTCGTCACAACTTATCATCATGTCTTGCCCGTAAAGAGTCAACTT contains:
- the LOC122025159 gene encoding putative glycerol-3-phosphate transporter 4 is translated as MRSEPSGLSLLRRLGGGKEWSRNAHRGLVLALTFVAYACYHASRKPPSIVKSVLDPKAHPSAEPRLWPLGPIFIEAGSVSHSGQGWPPFNGTDGTAKLGEIDVAFLACYSVGMYAAGHLGDRLDLRLFLAVGMIGSGAFVALFGMGYFWNIHAFEFYLAVPMLAGFLQSTGWPSVVAVVGNWFGERKRGLIMGIWNAHTSVGNISGSLLAASVLQYGWGWSFILPGALIAVGGVLVFFFLAAYPEDVVFSVVPDEEAAQRQETETEDRGSAVGIRKACSIPGVIPFALCLFFSKLVAYTFLYWLPFYLSQTAIGGEYLSVKSAGNLSTLFDVGGIIGGILAGCISDQLNARATTAATFVYLAIPSLYIYHKYGGISKTVNIVLMMITGLFVNGPYALITTAVSADLGTHKSLKGDSRALATVTALIDGTGSVGAAVGPLVTGFLSTKGWSSVFMMLMLGAFVAGTLLLVLVREEVSQIIHRHRNPLIGGSASTPLLKEDS